Below is a genomic region from Silurus meridionalis isolate SWU-2019-XX chromosome 1, ASM1480568v1, whole genome shotgun sequence.
GCCGTAACAGCTCGTaacatctctctttttctctttctctctctctctctctctctctctctctctctctctctctctctctctctctctctctctctctctctgtttgttctAAAAGTAATTTTCAGAAGTTGTTTTGTGATGGAGATGCACAACACATCTGTCTGTCCACATTCACACTCGTTCTCTTCCACACCGATTATTGTGCCAAATCAGCCGCATGCATGCATTAATTTAGTGtctgaatgtatgtgtgtatgtatgtatgtgtgtgtgtttgtttgtttgtttgtttgtttgtcttataAATCGTATGATCTTTTGACATTCAATTTCTACAATTTATCCCCTTCCTCAATTCGGGTCTTAGAACATTTTTGGTCTTTTCTCCCAGCTCTGAGCTCAGCTCCTAGTTCACAGTGgtgtgatgggaagatcggtcATTTGAGTGATTCACTTctttggaaatgtatttttttatttattttttggtcattcagttcatttcgttcctttgatcagaccatattttttatatatataaaatataattttgaatatactttttttatgatgtatatttaattttttttattttatgtaatattatttttCCCCAAATTTGTAAAGCTAGAAAAGAcactaaatagattaaaatgtaatatatcatAACCCTGGCAGTGATCCTGACCCTCAGACCTTTACTTTCTCTCCCTGTGCTATTGATCGAGATCTAATCTGCATGCTGGAttgggaaataaataaataaataaataattatgaaattCCCTGATTTTTTTCTCACTGTGCTGACATCACTAACAGTAACAATGATTTCTTTATAGAGAATGTCGAGCCTCCAGCTTGTGCTGACAAACCAGAGCCAGAGCAAGATAAAGAGGAAGCCCCGCCCACAAGCGACGGGACAGCGGAAAGCCCCGCCCCCTCTAAGGATGGAGAACCTGAAGCTCAGATTTGAGTTCACCTGATGCTCCGAATGCCATGTTTTGAATGTTTAAGCCAGTTTAATGcagcttttaatttatttcttggTCTCTGTTCTGCTGAAAGATATTTTGcactaggttttttttttttgccaatttctAGTATTACCTGCAAAAAAGTGCACTCCTATAAGCTTCCGTATTTTCTATGTGTCCTGTTTGAGCCAGTGGGAGTTTAGGAATGagagttggtgtgtgtgtttgcaatgACAATGTCATTTCAATATTAATGCTATAGAAGTGTAAGGAAAAGCCGATTTTCTAGTATcagtatgctttttttttttttaaatcgattttAATGTTGGATTATTTTACTCCGTTTTTTAACCACACAGATTGTTTGTTTTGgtattatttcatttgtttacagATTCAGACTACAATGTGTGCATTCTTTCGATCTGTTTGCCAGTCGCACTCATTTCACTTTTACATCCGATTGTGTTCTGATTGTTTTTAATTGCTTGTGGgtatttatttgaatgtttggtgcctttacaaaaaaaactattaaaaaaacacagacaggcGCAGAAGCTGTTTCTatttagggttgcaaaattccaagTATTTTCCAAGTCTGGAAACTTTCaatgggaattaatgggaataaacttggaatttacaaaattgcaggttagcgTTGAATTTGCACGTCAAAAAATATCCATTTTAGCAAATATTCACGTAAATGACATGAATATTACATAAATCTATGTtttaaaacttccttgtgctgtgtgtaaactTGTGCAACAGCATTATACAATTTAATcatagtttatttaaatttaccTGCTgtttaaattactttatttaaatttcacCAATTATTTTTTAGTAATTCCCATATATCTGGCAACTTttcaacttggaatatttccaaaattcccaaAGTTTTCAGGAATTTACTTTAAATGTTCAGCCTCTTTGCAACCATGTTTTTACCTGATCGCGACCCTATCTTGATGCGAATTGAACCGTTTACACTTCAGATTATAATCCGGTTTCTGTGTCATGTTATTTTTCTCCCTGAATGATACCGACTGCCTACAATTTCAATATTCTGTATTATATCTGTCGCTTTATGAAAAAGGTTTCCTGGGTTGTGCCACGGCGATTTGGacgtatttacatttacacctgCACGTTTCTACGTGGAATAATCCAGATGTTCATGAGAGCATTAAATGAAACGAATTCGAAGTCCAGATTAAACCACTACGAGGTTACAGATAAAGACGTCTGTCTGATCAGCAATGGTGCGCTGAATAAAATGTGCAATACGCGCGTGTTTACTGCAGTCTCCGTTCTGCACGCTGAGATCCAGCTGTGCAGTCTCCGTTCTGCACGCTGAGATCCAGCTGTTCTAATTCGGCAGCACGTGATCGAGCTTTCATAGTAAATACGTAATGAGGTGTCTGACTCAGTATTTTGTATTAGACgagcttttattatttttctggtTTTGTCTCTGCACGCATAACCTCGAAAAACATCTGTGCAtacaataaagattttttttttggaatcgtGTCTCTTTTCAGATTCGGATGTGTTTTATTAAGATGATCTGATTTGAGCAGATACAAAGCATAtgatcaaaagtttgtggacacctgagaataAGATTGATGTGTCCTTTCTGAACATCTcgttccacatttactccccgtttattactgttttaacctccaatcttctgggaagatgttccactagttctttgtttttagattcgtggagattcattcagccacatgtgcgttattaaagtcaggtactgatgtaggtgagaaggtgaggaggcctggagcttcatagcaggagatcctccaccaaatccaacccatgtatcttAATGGAGGTGGCTATGTGCATGGacgcattgtcatgctggaacacattgggtctccttgtttaaGTGGAGGAGAACCaaagaggaaccacatatgaatgaaaacgtcaggtgtcccaaaacatttgtccatatagtacattttatatattttaacatttccaTTCATTTAGATTTACAGACTGGTCTTATTTATACAgctgaaggttaagggccttgctcaagggcccaacagtggcagcttagtggtgctgtgATCATCAGACACCATTTTACTGCTGTTTCAGCGTCATGATGATCTGAAACGTTCttcatttttaatacaataaaactcacaaattatagttttatatcgagttcttgaaaataataaataaaataaacatttgtccaCACTGGGGTTGCTAATAAAGTTTCGAAAGAGTGACCTTCATCGGCGAACAGCGTCACGCGATGAAATCCGGCCCCCCGCGCTGGGATTGGCTAGAGCATCGACGAGCGTGCACGCCTCGACCAATCGCTTTGCAGAAAACCCGATTCGTCGGAATTCTTTCTTCTCCCAGGAACGCCCATTATCCGGGTTAAAAAGAGTGGCGCACATGCGCAGTGGATCCTCAGCGGTTCGACCTCTGCAGCCGGGTAAGTGAAGGAGAGCTGGTGAGGCGCCTCAGCAATCCGGATTAATCTTTCcactttgtgttgtttgtcCCCGTTTGTTTTGTGGTAAATATATTTTCGGGATTTTGCTAAACTCAATTCCGGTTCGATTGCATGTTTTTTAGGGTGTAAACTCGGATTGACCTTTAACCGccttctttttcattttgtgcaGATACTCAACGTTAGAAGGAGCTGAGGTGCAAAAAATGTACGCCTGCGCCAAATTCGTGTCCTCTCCTGCACTGGTGAGTGTTTAATACTTCCctgaatttcattttttttagcattttccagtgttgtgctaatgctaatgctaatgcggATGCTAGTGCACCTTTTCTGTATTCAAGGTCATGGCGGAAGCTGTCGCCTGCAGCGTTGCCGTGGTAACGCTTTTGGAGATTAAACTGCACTAATGTGAAAATGTCTTCCCGTCCAAAACTTTGATCTCCCGCCTGGATTTGTGTAAATCAGGCCGCAGTGGAGAGAAAGTCCTTGGTGACAGCTCGGCTAGTTGTTCATTGCTAGCTAAAGACATTGAGAACTCAGTGTAGGACAGGATCTGTGTGTCTGCCTGGACTGTGCAAGGAGTTTTATCATTCAATAACGATTTGCTTTTCATGGTAAGGATTCAGGATCGCCAGGATCTTGGGAGTATCCAGATCTCTAAGTTTGTATTACTTATTGTTACAGGTGAATCCTAGGTTTCCCTCAGTAGGATCAGTGCTGGGAAAGTTGAGATGTTTTGATCCAGAGTTAAAACCAGGctgattataaaattataaaatacaaacactCAGATCTTGTGTCCTGTTTGGACTTTGAGAAGATGAGCTGTATGGTGTGTTGGATAATAACCAAAAGTGAGAATGGTCTTCTAAATGCTGCACTTCCAATACTGACCTTCTAATAAAGCTCGatgttcttgtttttgtgtAGAGATGATTTCTAAATTATGTGCATTCAAAACAAATGATGTGCAGAAGTCTTCTGCGTAGAAGCATTGAATCACCTGGAGGTAAAACTCTGGTGCATGGATTCTAAACCATTCATTGGTGTGTGATCTTGTCTCTCTTCAGGTCCGCTCTGGATCAAGGGCGCTTTACAGACCTCTCTCTGCCTCGGTGCTCTCCAGACCTGATGGCAAATCTGTTGAGGTGAGTTCAGCAAACGCTCCTCTAAAGAACTTAGGAACTAGCTCCAGAACAGTGTGTAATCTTAAGAAGAGGCCTCAAACACTTATTCATGTCTAACGGATCTCAGATCCTTTTAGACGTTTTATCCTGATCATTTCTCCGTCCCTCATGACAGACCAGTCAGGTCCTCCTGCCACAGAGCACCGTATCCCAGGTCGCACTGAGGGGCTTCCAGACCAGCGCATTGAGCCGCGACATCGACACAGCCGCCAAGTTCATCGGTGCCGGAGCCGCCACCGTCGGAGTGGCCGGATCAGGAGCCGGAATCGGAACAGTGTTCGGAAGTCTAATCAT
It encodes:
- the atp5mc3b gene encoding ATP synthase membrane subunit c locus 3b, which produces MYACAKFVSSPALVRSGSRALYRPLSASVLSRPDGKSVETSQVLLPQSTVSQVALRGFQTSALSRDIDTAAKFIGAGAATVGVAGSGAGIGTVFGSLIIGYARNPSLKQQLFSYAILGFALSEAMGLFCLMVAFLILFAM